AGCCCGCGCTGCTCGACCGCGATGATCGCGCGCTATAACTGCACCAGCGTCGACAATCCCAACCCCAGCGATCCCTGGATCAGCTATGCCAGCGATACATCGACCGTGACGGCCGATATCGTACGCAGCGCGCCCAAGACCTGGACCCTGTCAAAGACCACGACGCAGGCGGCCTCCTTCTTCGACACGATCACCATCACCGATCAGTTGCTGATCAACCTGGGCGGCCGTTTCGACCGCTACAAGACCAGCGTCAGCCCGGGTCTGGCGGCGACCTCGACCGCCAACCGTGCTTATTATGAGCGCGAGGATGACCTGTGGAACTATCAGGCCGGCATCATCTTCAAGCCGACCGAGAATAGCAGCCTCTATGCCTCGGCCTCCAGCTCCGCGACGCCGCCGGGCGCCTTCCTGGCCAATGGCAGCGAGGGCAATGCGCTCAACACCACATCGCAAGCACTGACCGACGCACTGAAGGTCGAAAAGACCAAGTCCTACGAGATCGGCGCCAAGGCCAATCTGTTTGGCGACGCGCTGTCGCTGACCCTGGCCGCTTTCCGCACCGAGACCAAGAATGCCCGCGCCACCAATGACGCCGGTTCCGTCGCCTATATCGGTGAGCGGCTGATCAAGGGTATCGAATTCGGCTTCAACGGCAATATCACGCCGGAATGGAATGTCTTCGGCGGCTATACCTATATGGACTCGGAGATCGTGGACGGCGGGTCGACCGTCACCACCGTCAACGGCGTGTCGATCGCCGCGCCGAGCGTGAACACGGGCAAGCAATTCCCCAACACGCCCAAGCACAGCCTGACCGCCTTCACCAATTACAAGATCACCCCCGCCCTCACCCTGGGCGGCGGCGCGATCTACATGGCGAAGGTCTATGGCGGCTATTCCGACACTCGCACCATCAGCAACGGCGCGGTCGTCATCACCAAGGAACTGGCCCGCATGGTGCCCAGCTACTGGCGCTTCGACGGCAACGCATCCTATGCGTTCAGCGATGCGGTGAGCCTGCAGGTCAACGTCAACAACGTCTTCAACAAGCGTTATTATGACAAGGCCTATGCTGCCCATTATGCCAGCCAGGCGGCTGGTCGCACCGCGATCGCGACGCTCAACGTCAAATATTGATCCTGCCGGCTTCGCCAGCAGGCTAGACATGGCCCGTCCCGCAAGGGGCGGGCCATTGCATGGATGGAATTTGTACCGATGCCGTCGACCTTGACGACCATGACGGAAAGCGAACGAGCAGCAGCCCTGGCGGGGCCGCCCGAAGAGGTCGCAAGACTGCTGCTGGAAGCCGCCGAAGCAGGGCATGGTGAGGCACAACTGCTGGTTGGCCAGCTCTGCCTGGACGGCAAGGGCCTGGCGCAAGATCCCGTGGCCGCCCTGCGCTGGTTCGGCCGCGCAGCGCAGGGCGGCAATGCGATGGCGATGAACATGGTCGGTCGTTGTTGCGACCATGGATGGGGCACCGCCATCGACAAGGGACTGGCCGCGCAGTGGTATGAGGCTGCGGCCAGTCATGAACTCGATTGGGGCCTCTACAACCTCGCCACGCTCCACGCCCTGGGCGAAGGTGTGCCGCAGAACCGTGCCACTGCCCTGACATTGTTCCAACGTGCGGCAGCGATGGGCCATGCCAAGTCGATCAACATGATCGGTGGCTTCTACGAAGATGGCTGGATCGTGCCCCATGATATGGACCAGGCCGCGGATCATTATCGCCGCGCGGCCGAAGGCGGCGATTTTCGTGGCCAATTCAATCATGCGCGGATGCTGATTGCACAGGGCGATCAGGACGGCGCCCGCTTGTGGCTGGACCGGATGGCGCAAACCGCGACCCCGGCCTTCCTCGCCAAGGCGCAGCAATGGATCGACACGACATTGGGTGACGGCAATAGCGATTAAAATCGCATATATTGCGCTAGGCTAAGGCCAGGAAGCAGATGCAGATACCAGTGCATTGGCCTCGCATTGCGGTCAGTTGGCGGAAACCAATATGGGTGTCCGACGCGACCAAAAGCCCCATCGCCAGCCGGGCCATCCCAGAAAGGCGGTCATGACGCACAGGCCCGCAACCAGGATGACCATGGGCCAGAGCGATTGCGTGGTTAGCCCATGATCTTGCAGGCCGACCCACGCAGCCGTCAGGAAGCCGGAGAAACCAAGCCCGATCTTGGATATGGCGGTGAACAGGCCATAGCTGGCGGAGAGGTTGGCCACATTGCCCGCGACCCGCGACAAGAGTTCGGAAAATGCCGACCAGGCAAGCAACGCAACGCCGCCAAAGGACGCCCCGAGCAGGCACAGCACCGCTACGCTCCACACCGGTCCCAATGATATCGCCGCTGGCAGCAGCAGGATGGCGCCGGCACATGCCAAATAAGCGAGGCAGAGTGCGATGGCGGAACCAAGGCGCGTTGCTATTGGCGCCCAAAGCCAGGTTCCCAGCAGGCGGACCACGCTGAGCAAGAGCAGCGCATGTTCCAATACCCAGGGGGGCAGTGCGTCGATATGCAGCATCGATTTGCCGATCGACGCCAGCGCGGCGAACCCCATCATCTGGATCAGGCAGAACATCACCAGCGGGCGCGGAGGGATACCTGCCGAACGGCGAACGGCGTCCTGTTCACCGATGCCTGCGTCCCCCTCCATCGCCCCGATCAGCCAGGGCAAGGGCGACAACAGGATCAATGCGACCAGCGCCAGCGCCGGAAAGACGAATATCGCCCGGCTGGTGGCGGCATCCACCCCCACCAACATCGCCGCCGCCGCCGCAATCAGGATGCTCATCATGGCGCTGAGGATCGAGCGCCAGCGCGCCAATGCGAGATGTCCATGCTCTTTGGCGAGCAACGCCGTCGTCGCATTATGGGGCACGTCGAACAGCGCGAAGCTGGTGCGGAACAGGATGAGCGCCACAGCCGCCGCCACGCCCGAACCGACCGGCAAGCTGGGCAATAGCGCAAATGACAGGCAGGCGACGATCACGCAGGCGGCGCACAAAGCCGGCAATATCGGGCGGATCATTGCGGATCGGCCGAGCATATAACCCCATGCCCCGTCCATCGCGGCATTCCAGAAGGACGACAGGACGAACAGCGCCCCTGCCGCGATCGGCGATACGCCAACAACCTTGATCAGGATATACAGGCTGAGCCCGTCGACACCGGACCACAGCAGGTTCTTGCCGCTATGCGCCATGCAGAAGGCGATGAAGAGGAGGCGATTGCGAACCACAGCGCGCCGATAGACGGATTGCGTGACAGGGAGACGACAGACCATCCGCCACATCGGTGCGAGCATGCTGGACTGTTCGGCACGCCACGATATGGATGGCGATATGAGCCCCCCTGTTGACCGCAACGCCATCCGCAATGCCCCAGCCAATGTCGCCATCGTCGATGCTGCGCGCATCGTCATCGCCGAACGCGGCCTTGCCGGGATGAGTCTGCGCACCGTCGCCGACCAGGCCGAGATGTCGGTAGGCTCGATCAGCTACCGGATCGGTGATCGGGCCGCGCTGGTTGCGGCGGTGATCGATCGCGAGTTGGCGTTGGCGGACGCCGCGGCGCAGGCATTCCTGGCCCGGCTGGACGGCATCGAACCGGTCACGGCCGGCCTGCTGCCCGATCTGGTCGGCGCCTGGCTGGACCTGACGGCGGGCGAGCAGCGCATATCCGCCATCGTCACCTGCGAACTGGCGCTGTTCGCCAGCCGAATGCCCGACGCCGTCCCGGACGTGCCCCGGTTGCTCGACCGGTCGGCGGCCCTGTGGCGGTCGATGTTGCAGGCGGTGCCGGACGGCGACCGGCTGGCCGACACGATCCACGCCTATTGCCTTGACGAGCGGCCCTTCTCGATCGCACTCGGCGACATGGCCGACTACCGGCTGCTGCGCCAGTCGACCATCCGGGCGCTGCTGCGCGATCCGACCGAAGCGCCCGCACCAGCGGCAAGCCAATGGCATATGGCGCTGGTCGATCGCCTGGCGGGACCATCGGCCGATGCGCTGGACGCCGCCGACATCATACCGCAAGGCGCGAAGGCCGTGCTGGCCGACCATATCGCCGACCTGATCGTCGCGGACGGCGTCGGCGCGCTGTCGCATCGTGCGGTTGCCCAGGCGTCCGGCATGGCGGCGTCCAGTGTCGCCCATCATTTCCCGACCCATCGCGACATCGTCTTTGGCGGGGTCGAGGCCATCTATCGCCGGATGCGGGCGGATATCCGTGCGTCCAACGGCACCGCGCCGGGCAGCGGGACGATCATTCAGTTGACCCATGAGAGCGCCCTGCTCGCCAATCGCAATCCCGCCTTCCTTCCCTTCGCCATCGACATGCGGCGGCGGCGGGCGGAAAATGTCCATGGGCAGGTGGCGCAGTGGATCGGCGTGCCGGTCGATGACGATCGCGCGCGGGTGCAGGCGATCGTCATGGCGCTGATCGGCCATAGCCTTGAAATCCTTGCGCGCGGTGCACTAGCCGAGCCGCTCCCGGACATGTCACGGCATTTTTCTAGAACCGAACAATCGTATTAAAATCATAATTTTTTAGACTTATTAGCCGAACAATCGTATTAAAACCGTAAAAATATACCTCTAGTGCGCCGCCCAACGGTTCGATGGGACGGAGCAAGAATCATGTTCGGGTACAAGACTAAGCGCAGCCTCTTGCGGCTTTCGACGATGCTGGTCGGCGGCACCCTGCCGCTCGGCGCCGGCATCGCCCATGCGCAGGCGCCTGCCGCGTCGGGCGAGGCGTTGCCGGAAATCGTGGTGACGGCCGAGCGCCGCAGCGAGAGCAGCCAGAAGGTGCCGCTGGCGATCCAGTCGATCAGCGGCGATACGCTGGCCAAGACCGGTTACACCTCTGTCACCGACCTTCAATATACCATGCCGGGCCTGCAGTATGACCCGACCCAGGGCGCGGCCTTCCAGATCCGCGGCGTCGGCAGCACCTCCTTCGACTTTTCCAATGCCAAGTCGGTCAGCGTCGTCGTCGATGATGTGGTGATGGACGGCCAGCGCGCCAACGGCCTGACCGGGCTGGTCGATATCGAGCGCGTCGACGTGCTGATGGGGCCGCAGGGCACATTGTTCGGCAAGAATGCGACGTCGGGCGTCATCGCCGTCACCACCGGCAAGCCGAAGATCGGCGACCTGTCAGTCCGCGCCAGCGCCAGCCTGGGCGAGCATGACGAGCGCATCCTGAACGGCACCGTCAACATTCCGCTCGGGCCGATCGCGGCGCTGCGCGTCTCCGGCTTCGACCAGGCGTTCGACGGCTTCGGTCGTAATGTGACGCTCAACCGGCTGGTCGGATCGCAGCATGAATATGGCGGCCGCGCCAAGCTCTATCTGGAGCCGTCGGACAGCTTCAACCTGATGCTGTCGGGCGATTATGCCTATCATTGGGACAGCAGCGTGCGCACGCCGGTGTCGGGCCAGCCGGCCAATGTCACCGCGATCCTCAATTCGCTGGGCGTCTATCCCGGCCCGGAAAGCGCCGACACGGCCGACTCCTCCTTCGGCGAGATCACGACGGAGGAATGGGGCACGTCGCTGCGCGTCAATGCCAAGCTGGGCGATCTCGATCTGACATCGATCAGCGCCTATCGCCGCACCCGCTATGACAATGCGACCCCGGCCAACCTGACGCCGACCGACCAATATGCCTATATCCCGTTCAACAATGGCTATCTCGATAC
The sequence above is drawn from the Sphingobium sp. AP49 genome and encodes:
- a CDS encoding tetratricopeptide repeat protein encodes the protein MPSTLTTMTESERAAALAGPPEEVARLLLEAAEAGHGEAQLLVGQLCLDGKGLAQDPVAALRWFGRAAQGGNAMAMNMVGRCCDHGWGTAIDKGLAAQWYEAAASHELDWGLYNLATLHALGEGVPQNRATALTLFQRAAAMGHAKSINMIGGFYEDGWIVPHDMDQAADHYRRAAEGGDFRGQFNHARMLIAQGDQDGARLWLDRMAQTATPAFLAKAQQWIDTTLGDGNSD
- a CDS encoding MFS transporter, which encodes MVRNRLLFIAFCMAHSGKNLLWSGVDGLSLYILIKVVGVSPIAAGALFVLSSFWNAAMDGAWGYMLGRSAMIRPILPALCAACVIVACLSFALLPSLPVGSGVAAAVALILFRTSFALFDVPHNATTALLAKEHGHLALARWRSILSAMMSILIAAAAAMLVGVDAATSRAIFVFPALALVALILLSPLPWLIGAMEGDAGIGEQDAVRRSAGIPPRPLVMFCLIQMMGFAALASIGKSMLHIDALPPWVLEHALLLLSVVRLLGTWLWAPIATRLGSAIALCLAYLACAGAILLLPAAISLGPVWSVAVLCLLGASFGGVALLAWSAFSELLSRVAGNVANLSASYGLFTAISKIGLGFSGFLTAAWVGLQDHGLTTQSLWPMVILVAGLCVMTAFLGWPGWRWGFWSRRTPILVSAN
- a CDS encoding helix-turn-helix domain-containing protein, with amino-acid sequence MSPPVDRNAIRNAPANVAIVDAARIVIAERGLAGMSLRTVADQAEMSVGSISYRIGDRAALVAAVIDRELALADAAAQAFLARLDGIEPVTAGLLPDLVGAWLDLTAGEQRISAIVTCELALFASRMPDAVPDVPRLLDRSAALWRSMLQAVPDGDRLADTIHAYCLDERPFSIALGDMADYRLLRQSTIRALLRDPTEAPAPAASQWHMALVDRLAGPSADALDAADIIPQGAKAVLADHIADLIVADGVGALSHRAVAQASGMAASSVAHHFPTHRDIVFGGVEAIYRRMRADIRASNGTAPGSGTIIQLTHESALLANRNPAFLPFAIDMRRRRAENVHGQVAQWIGVPVDDDRARVQAIVMALIGHSLEILARGALAEPLPDMSRHFSRTEQSY